From the Candidatus Binatia bacterium genome, one window contains:
- a CDS encoding helix-turn-helix domain containing protein, translating to MDFSLLWLSAVDPLPAAPETLLEIQQVGRQMRRGALLSAARKLLADRTFGDLRMRDVGRAAGMSEANVYNYFRNRTELCGCLVLDFFEDLVARLACSADRGLGLEHRLLQCADILGDAFHAAPHRHALIAFHEIHQTGKTSDFSPELSARIATAIRAMHEPLIRTVESYTFLGAREATDLVGHLVILANGVLLQAFKADGTRFSASELRHNIRLAVRGVVRLVPEFEVERDEGRVPLLS from the coding sequence CCGCAGTGGATCCTCTGCCCGCAGCCCCCGAAACCCTTTTGGAGATCCAGCAGGTGGGGCGGCAGATGCGGCGCGGTGCCCTGCTCAGTGCAGCTCGTAAGCTGCTCGCGGACCGAACTTTCGGAGACCTCCGAATGCGGGACGTCGGCCGGGCTGCCGGAATGAGCGAGGCGAACGTCTACAACTACTTCCGCAATCGCACGGAGTTGTGCGGCTGCCTGGTGCTGGATTTCTTCGAGGACCTCGTGGCGCGCCTCGCGTGCTCGGCGGACCGGGGCCTGGGACTCGAGCACCGCCTGTTGCAGTGTGCCGACATCTTGGGCGACGCGTTCCACGCGGCCCCTCATCGCCACGCTCTGATCGCGTTTCACGAGATTCACCAAACGGGCAAGACGAGCGACTTTTCGCCAGAGCTGTCGGCCCGAATCGCTACCGCGATCCGTGCGATGCACGAGCCGCTGATTCGTACGGTGGAAAGCTACACCTTCCTAGGCGCTCGCGAGGCGACCGACCTCGTGGGTCATCTGGTCATCCTCGCGAACGGCGTACTTCTGCAGGCGTTCAAGGCCGATGGAACCCGCTTCTCGGCCTCAGAGCTGCGCCACAACATCCGCTTGGCTGTCCGCGGAGTCGTTCGCCTCGTTCCCGAGTTCGAAGTCGAGCGTGACGAGGGTCGCGTGCCTCTCCTCTCGTAG
- a CDS encoding proprotein convertase P-domain-containing protein, which translates to MATSLGPLLLPSHSGAQIPTADAKCRKGLGKGVSLLAKVAVAEQLRCHKARMLGQVPSVVDCGDLGQLPAPGSLKLQKAEYKLGSLADKKCTLGGAAAPAALGFVSCLSPCDALPVDDYHDVAACLVCLTETGASEAVGLAYGSPPTPGQTTDDVTCQTEIGKALSKYVARKVKEQQRCQFKQDKGKISEIVDCETADLVGALARELQRVNDRIAECDAVALGNLDSCGSDVPAEQACLQAGGDLHADALYRAVYDPVPAGPTPTPTPTPTPTPSPTPTPTPSPTPTPTPTPSPSPTPTPTPSPPPPPTPTPSPTPFAATFCSVPGTPIAIPDDDPAGVSDELVVASSGAIVDLNTALEISHAWVGDLTFTLTHADTGTSVTLIDQPGVPASGFGCSGDDIDATVDDEAALPIESECAGATPTIAGALQPNSALSAFDGENIAGTWTLAAADVAFGSSGTLDEWCLIVNDPPTAPAVEMTAYRPQAETYGAPLLRRPVADDEEESPGAGLRINGDDDDGNLSPDRDDLSVAGENDLIEVELTVNQVPAAPGVEYVLRRTNGSIKVWADSTKNTPILNANDEAVLSFASLTEAVWVENPNGGSAFLDLEARTAPGGSVLSTDRVKFFTFTSIVIGLHGEFQFPTDPPWGPNEGVSVLAVAFHEEAYDSHMYVENEVESDGSGAVYDEIVDAVQNRGVTSVALYGFSHGGGSICDLADRLETNKASIGTFDLLFTAYIDGIENDSDIDLDPETCLPSGTGHHVNYYQQFGIVPPWGGFVPGADVNVNVTSTAWGLLLFHITITNHINVQNGVHDPLVSLVPR; encoded by the coding sequence TTGGCGACCTCTCTCGGTCCGCTCCTCCTGCCGTCTCACTCCGGCGCCCAGATCCCGACGGCCGATGCGAAGTGCCGGAAGGGGCTGGGCAAAGGCGTCTCGCTCCTGGCGAAGGTGGCGGTCGCCGAGCAGCTTCGCTGTCACAAAGCGAGAATGTTGGGGCAGGTTCCCAGCGTGGTGGACTGCGGCGACCTCGGCCAATTGCCCGCCCCCGGCTCCCTCAAACTCCAGAAGGCCGAGTACAAACTGGGGAGTCTCGCAGACAAGAAATGCACGCTGGGTGGAGCAGCTGCGCCGGCGGCTCTGGGGTTTGTTTCGTGCCTGAGCCCTTGTGACGCGCTTCCGGTAGACGACTACCACGACGTTGCCGCCTGCCTAGTGTGTCTGACGGAAACAGGAGCCTCTGAAGCTGTGGGCCTTGCGTACGGCAGCCCGCCTACGCCCGGGCAGACGACCGACGATGTCACCTGTCAAACCGAGATCGGCAAAGCGCTCTCGAAGTACGTCGCCCGCAAGGTGAAGGAGCAGCAGCGCTGCCAGTTCAAGCAGGACAAGGGAAAGATATCGGAGATCGTGGACTGCGAGACCGCCGACTTGGTTGGAGCGCTCGCTCGAGAACTCCAGCGAGTGAATGACAGGATCGCGGAGTGCGACGCGGTTGCACTGGGCAATCTCGATAGCTGCGGCTCCGACGTGCCGGCCGAGCAGGCCTGCCTGCAGGCAGGGGGAGATCTCCACGCAGACGCGTTGTATCGGGCGGTCTATGATCCGGTGCCCGCAGGGCCGACCCCAACACCCACTCCGACCCCAACACCCACTCCGAGCCCGACACCGACGCCCACTCCGAGCCCGACGCCGACGCCGACACCCACTCCGAGCCCGAGCCCGACGCCGACACCCACTCCGAGCCCGCCGCCGCCGCCGACACCCACTCCGAGCCCGACGCCGTTCGCGGCCACGTTCTGCAGCGTGCCGGGAACTCCGATAGCCATCCCCGACGATGATCCGGCCGGAGTGTCAGACGAGCTCGTCGTCGCCAGCAGCGGGGCCATCGTCGACCTGAACACGGCGCTCGAGATCTCGCACGCTTGGGTCGGAGACCTGACATTCACCCTCACGCACGCGGATACCGGCACGAGCGTCACGCTCATCGATCAGCCCGGGGTTCCGGCTTCGGGCTTTGGCTGCTCCGGAGACGACATCGACGCAACGGTGGACGACGAAGCGGCTCTGCCGATCGAAAGCGAGTGCGCGGGCGCTACGCCCACGATCGCTGGGGCCCTTCAGCCCAACTCCGCTCTCTCCGCGTTCGACGGGGAGAATATCGCCGGCACGTGGACTCTGGCCGCGGCCGACGTGGCCTTCGGATCCAGCGGTACGCTGGACGAGTGGTGTCTCATCGTGAATGATCCGCCGACCGCGCCCGCAGTCGAGATGACGGCATACCGTCCTCAGGCCGAGACGTACGGTGCGCCACTTCTCAGACGGCCCGTTGCCGACGACGAGGAAGAGAGTCCAGGCGCCGGCCTCCGAATCAATGGGGACGACGACGACGGCAACCTGAGCCCCGATCGTGATGATCTTTCGGTTGCCGGCGAGAACGACCTCATCGAGGTCGAGCTGACCGTCAACCAGGTGCCAGCGGCGCCCGGAGTCGAGTACGTGCTTCGGCGCACCAACGGCAGTATCAAGGTCTGGGCCGATTCGACCAAGAACACGCCGATCCTGAATGCGAACGACGAGGCCGTCCTTTCCTTTGCGAGCCTCACGGAGGCGGTGTGGGTCGAGAACCCCAACGGCGGCTCTGCGTTCCTCGACCTCGAAGCGCGAACCGCGCCGGGTGGTTCGGTGCTCTCGACGGACCGCGTCAAGTTCTTTACCTTCACGAGCATCGTGATCGGCCTCCACGGGGAGTTCCAGTTCCCGACGGACCCGCCCTGGGGGCCGAACGAGGGCGTTTCAGTGCTTGCGGTCGCTTTTCACGAGGAAGCCTACGATTCGCACATGTACGTCGAGAACGAGGTCGAAAGCGACGGCTCGGGGGCAGTGTACGACGAGATCGTCGATGCGGTTCAGAACCGGGGCGTCACTTCGGTTGCCCTCTACGGCTTCAGTCACGGCGGTGGGTCGATTTGCGATCTGGCGGATCGGCTCGAGACGAACAAGGCGAGCATCGGGACGTTCGATCTTCTCTTCACCGCCTACATCGACGGCATCGAGAACGACTCCGACATCGACCTCGATCCGGAGACCTGTCTGCCGTCGGGGACGGGACACCACGTCAACTACTATCAGCAGTTCGGGATCGTTCCGCCTTGGGGGGGCTTCGTGCCCGGGGCGGATGTCAACGTGAACGTGACCAGTACCGCTTGGGGCTTGCTCCTGTTCCACATCACCATCACGAACCACATCAACGTCCAGAACGGCGTCCACGATCCTCTGGTCTCGCTGGTGCCGCGATGA
- the queG gene encoding tRNA epoxyqueuosine(34) reductase QueG yields the protein MQHTAEKRSIVETGERLGFLDMRATRIEPLDREAFYEQWLHDGRAGDMRFLLHHKKARLDPRTRYPWARTMVSAFFPYEAPPPPDVNWREELRGRIAAYVLGPDYHDVIGERLERWAEAVRDAFPGTQVKAFVDTGAVFEHEWAARAGVGWTGKHTLTLSESRGSYAFLGELLIEAALEPDPPVADRCGTCTRCIDACPTDAIEPGFRLEPRRCISYLTIEHRGVLPRELRSGLGPWVFGCDICQMVCPWNDDAVSVPRDVLAPRLADLLGLDNGGFEALYGGSAVRRAGRIGLARNAAVVLGNTRNPGAVPPLAAALATHDAPLVRVHAAGALAALRDVAGTSVGRALEAARRDPDDDVRREVEAGLTGRTEGT from the coding sequence GTGCAGCACACCGCAGAAAAGCGCTCGATCGTCGAAACCGGAGAACGCCTGGGCTTCCTCGATATGCGCGCCACCCGGATCGAACCGCTGGATCGCGAGGCGTTCTACGAGCAGTGGCTCCACGACGGCCGCGCAGGCGACATGCGGTTCCTCCTGCATCACAAGAAGGCGCGCCTCGACCCGCGCACCCGGTATCCATGGGCACGCACGATGGTGAGCGCGTTCTTCCCGTACGAGGCCCCGCCCCCGCCGGACGTGAATTGGCGCGAAGAGCTTCGAGGCCGGATCGCGGCCTACGTCCTCGGCCCCGACTATCACGACGTCATCGGGGAACGGCTGGAGCGGTGGGCGGAAGCCGTGCGCGATGCGTTCCCGGGCACGCAGGTAAAGGCGTTCGTCGACACCGGCGCCGTCTTCGAGCACGAGTGGGCCGCGCGAGCCGGCGTCGGATGGACCGGGAAACACACGCTCACGTTGAGTGAGTCACGCGGGTCCTACGCGTTCCTAGGCGAGCTCCTAATCGAGGCCGCGCTGGAGCCCGACCCCCCCGTCGCCGACCGATGCGGCACCTGCACGCGATGCATCGACGCCTGTCCGACGGACGCGATCGAGCCCGGGTTCCGACTGGAGCCGAGGCGATGCATCTCGTACCTCACGATCGAGCATCGGGGGGTCCTCCCGCGGGAGCTGCGGTCCGGGCTCGGCCCCTGGGTGTTCGGGTGCGACATCTGCCAGATGGTCTGCCCGTGGAACGACGACGCGGTTTCGGTACCCCGAGACGTGCTCGCCCCCCGACTGGCAGACCTGCTCGGGCTCGACAACGGCGGATTCGAGGCCCTCTATGGCGGGAGCGCGGTTCGCCGCGCGGGTCGTATCGGGCTCGCGCGCAACGCGGCGGTCGTTCTCGGAAACACCCGGAACCCCGGTGCCGTTCCACCGCTCGCTGCCGCCCTCGCCACCCACGACGCACCTCTGGTCCGGGTCCATGCCGCGGGCGCCCTCGCCGCTCTCCGCGACGTCGCGGGAACATCCGTGGGCAGAGCCCTCGAGGCGGCGCGGAGGGACCCAGACGACGATGTCCGCCGGGAGGTGGAAGCGGGACTCACAGGGCGGACCGAGGGGACCTAA
- a CDS encoding FliA/WhiG family RNA polymerase sigma factor: MQSAARSTTTNRRRTENGRRAPSRHRGAGAARPTELRPLSEGDVTTYLPLVRQVVQQVQAGLPASIEYDEVMSWGVDGLLDASRKYDASKGTHFQTYARIRIRGAILDQLRSLDWVSRTTRQKANQLLRNVQELEHSLGRQASHDELAESMGIPIARLHQLMNEVGDLSMVSLEDVAFGRNNEGVSFEDYIASSTGDPMAALLSQERAGAVAKAIQQLPEKERMVMPLYYNSELTMKEVGGRLGITESRVSQLHTQAITRLRSILADFARDEAPAGI; this comes from the coding sequence ATGCAAAGCGCTGCGAGATCGACCACGACGAACCGCCGACGAACGGAAAACGGTAGGCGAGCCCCTTCACGGCACCGCGGCGCCGGTGCCGCGCGCCCAACGGAGCTGCGGCCGCTGAGCGAGGGGGACGTCACGACGTACCTTCCGCTGGTCCGTCAGGTCGTGCAGCAAGTGCAGGCCGGGCTGCCCGCTTCGATCGAGTACGACGAGGTCATGAGTTGGGGCGTCGACGGACTGCTCGACGCGTCGAGAAAGTACGATGCGAGCAAGGGCACGCACTTCCAGACATACGCCCGCATCCGGATCCGCGGCGCGATCTTGGATCAGCTTCGATCGCTCGACTGGGTGTCGCGCACGACGCGACAGAAGGCGAACCAGCTGCTGCGCAACGTACAGGAGCTCGAGCACTCTCTTGGCCGTCAAGCCTCGCACGACGAGTTGGCTGAATCGATGGGGATCCCCATCGCTCGCCTGCACCAGCTGATGAATGAAGTGGGGGACCTCTCGATGGTGTCCCTGGAGGATGTTGCGTTCGGTCGAAACAACGAAGGCGTCTCTTTCGAAGACTACATTGCGTCCTCCACGGGCGATCCCATGGCTGCGCTCCTCTCGCAGGAACGCGCCGGGGCTGTCGCGAAGGCGATCCAGCAGCTTCCCGAGAAGGAGCGCATGGTGATGCCGCTCTATTACAATAGCGAACTCACGATGAAGGAAGTGGGCGGGCGTCTCGGAATTACGGAGTCGCGGGTCTCGCAGCTCCACACCCAGGCGATCACGCGACTGCGGTCGATCCTCGCGGACTTCGCACGCGACGAGGCTCCCGCCGGCATTTGA
- a CDS encoding molybdenum cofactor guanylyltransferase, whose product MTPAHTGILLAGGRSSRMGTTKALLELDGEALLTHVARALRPHCDDLILSVATAEYAPPDFVASLSMALSAAGATPVTVVRDREAHQGPVGGLATALAAARGEWAFVTGCDSPFLAPDLVEGLLAHAQAGRALDVVLPVRDGRPEPLLAAYRTATMSRHFQAQLAAGGGSPTRDLDAVRVARIDEETLRTLDPAGRSFVNVNDREDYQRAQARLAERTP is encoded by the coding sequence GTGACACCGGCCCACACCGGGATCCTGCTCGCCGGCGGCCGTTCGAGCCGCATGGGAACGACGAAGGCCCTGCTCGAGCTCGATGGCGAGGCGCTGCTGACGCACGTCGCGCGCGCCCTCCGCCCGCACTGCGACGATCTGATCCTCTCCGTCGCGACCGCGGAGTACGCCCCGCCTGACTTCGTCGCCTCGCTTTCAATGGCGCTTTCGGCCGCTGGCGCGACTCCGGTCACCGTGGTGCGCGATCGCGAGGCGCACCAAGGCCCGGTCGGCGGCCTCGCGACCGCCCTCGCGGCCGCCCGGGGGGAATGGGCGTTCGTCACCGGCTGTGACAGCCCGTTCCTGGCTCCAGACCTCGTCGAGGGGCTTCTCGCCCACGCGCAAGCAGGCAGGGCCCTCGATGTGGTGCTGCCGGTTCGCGACGGGCGCCCGGAGCCGCTGCTCGCCGCGTACCGCACCGCGACCATGTCACGGCACTTTCAGGCCCAGCTCGCAGCGGGCGGCGGAAGTCCGACACGCGATCTCGACGCGGTTCGCGTCGCACGAATCGACGAGGAGACGCTCCGAACCCTCGACCCGGCGGGGCGGAGCTTCGTGAACGTCAACGACCGCGAGGACTACCAGCGCGCGCAGGCGCGCCTCGCCGAGCGAACGCCGTAG
- a CDS encoding 5-formyltetrahydrofolate cyclo-ligase, whose translation MEAGDDARTTKRRLRSNLRKARRAFSPELQTRAADALARHAGADPLAQTRSVVGYLANDGELDIAPLMDRLRRSGAQILLPRCREDGMLELIAVEPGSRLLESGPGGLLEPAGDAVALDKIDLPATLITPAVALDRKGNRLGRGGGSYDRLIHHLRNHGWQVLGICHADHVVAALPTEPHDAEVDAMLTERGLVRPEAHAASSGRRS comes from the coding sequence GTGGAAGCCGGAGACGACGCACGGACCACGAAACGGCGCCTTCGAAGCAACCTGCGCAAGGCCCGGCGGGCGTTCTCGCCCGAGCTACAAACTCGCGCGGCAGACGCCCTGGCGCGCCATGCCGGAGCGGACCCGCTCGCCCAGACGCGCAGCGTGGTCGGGTACCTCGCGAATGACGGAGAACTCGACATCGCACCCCTCATGGACCGATTGCGCCGGTCCGGAGCCCAGATCCTGCTCCCCCGGTGCCGTGAGGACGGAATGCTCGAACTCATCGCCGTCGAACCGGGCTCGCGCCTGCTCGAGTCCGGGCCCGGCGGCCTCCTCGAGCCCGCCGGCGATGCCGTGGCTCTCGACAAGATCGACCTGCCCGCCACGCTGATCACCCCAGCCGTCGCTCTCGACCGCAAGGGGAACCGCCTCGGGCGCGGCGGCGGCTCCTACGATCGCCTGATCCACCACCTCCGCAACCACGGATGGCAGGTCCTCGGGATCTGTCACGCCGACCACGTCGTCGCCGCACTGCCCACCGAGCCCCACGATGCCGAGGTCGACGCGATGTTGACCGAGCGTGGACTCGTCCGCCCCGAGGCGCACGCCGCGTCCTCGGGACGCCGCTCGTGA
- the metK gene encoding methionine adenosyltransferase: MAPKNFYFTSESVSEGHPDKMCDQISDAVVDAILAEDPRARIACETLVKTGMVVLAGEITTDAKIDYAQVARDAVKEIGYTSSDMGFDADTCAVLTAIDRQSPDISQGVSRESDEDQGAGDQGLMFGFACDETPELMPLPISLSHRLVKHLAQVRKEGVYSFLRPDSKSQVTVKYVDGRPQAVTSVVISTQHSEDVSNEELREAMIEGVIKKVVPAEFLSDDTDYHINPTGRFVVGGPMGDCGLTGRKIIVDTYGGYGRHGGGAFSGKDPSKVDRSAAYMARHMAKTVVAAKLATKCEVQIAYAIGVAKPMSVLVDTFDTGVVSDEQVSDALLETFDLRPYGIIKALDLLRPIYKKTAAYGHFGQAPEGGFFTWEKTDQADALAKRCGK, translated from the coding sequence ATGGCCCCTAAGAATTTCTACTTCACCTCCGAGTCCGTCTCGGAGGGGCACCCCGACAAGATGTGTGACCAGATCTCCGACGCTGTGGTCGATGCGATCCTGGCTGAGGATCCTCGTGCCCGCATCGCCTGCGAGACCCTCGTCAAGACGGGAATGGTCGTCCTGGCGGGCGAAATCACCACCGACGCGAAGATCGACTACGCGCAGGTCGCCCGCGATGCCGTGAAGGAGATTGGGTACACCTCCTCCGACATGGGCTTCGACGCCGACACGTGCGCCGTCCTCACCGCGATCGACCGCCAGTCCCCCGACATCAGTCAGGGTGTCTCGCGGGAGAGCGACGAAGACCAGGGCGCGGGTGACCAGGGCCTCATGTTCGGCTTCGCGTGCGACGAGACGCCGGAGCTCATGCCGCTACCGATTTCGCTCTCGCACCGGCTGGTCAAGCACCTGGCTCAGGTCCGCAAGGAAGGCGTGTACTCGTTTCTTCGCCCGGACTCGAAGTCGCAGGTCACCGTCAAGTACGTCGACGGACGCCCTCAGGCCGTCACGAGCGTCGTCATTTCCACGCAGCACAGCGAGGACGTGTCGAACGAAGAGCTCCGCGAGGCTATGATCGAGGGCGTCATCAAGAAGGTCGTTCCGGCCGAGTTCTTGAGCGACGACACCGACTACCACATCAATCCGACAGGTCGTTTCGTCGTCGGTGGCCCGATGGGTGACTGTGGTCTCACCGGACGAAAGATCATCGTCGACACGTACGGCGGCTATGGACGTCACGGTGGCGGCGCGTTCTCCGGCAAGGACCCGTCCAAGGTCGATCGCAGCGCCGCGTACATGGCCCGCCATATGGCCAAGACGGTCGTCGCGGCAAAACTCGCGACCAAGTGCGAAGTGCAGATCGCCTACGCGATCGGCGTCGCGAAACCGATGTCGGTCCTCGTGGACACGTTCGATACGGGCGTCGTTTCGGACGAGCAGGTCTCCGACGCGCTCCTCGAAACGTTCGACCTGCGTCCCTACGGCATCATCAAGGCGCTCGACCTGCTCCGCCCGATCTACAAAAAGACGGCGGCCTACGGTCACTTCGGCCAGGCGCCCGAGGGCGGCTTCTTTACTTGGGAGAAGACCGACCAGGCGGACGCGCTCGCCAAGCGCTGCGGCAAGTAA
- a CDS encoding RNA-binding S4 domain-containing protein: MGDHANNVRVDRWLLAVRVFKTRTLSQQACAGGKVSVNDSRVSAHRPVRIGDRVRIQGPRGLRDLIVLGLGERRLPAPDAQLLYEDKSPPPEPRAEAPLVQRERGSGRPSKRDRRSMERLRR, translated from the coding sequence ATGGGGGACCATGCCAACAACGTCCGGGTCGACCGGTGGCTCCTGGCGGTGCGGGTCTTCAAGACCCGCACGCTCTCTCAGCAAGCCTGCGCCGGGGGCAAGGTCTCGGTGAATGACAGCCGGGTGAGCGCACACCGCCCGGTCCGGATCGGTGACCGGGTCCGGATCCAGGGCCCCAGGGGCCTGCGCGACCTGATCGTACTGGGGCTTGGAGAGCGCCGTCTTCCCGCCCCGGACGCCCAGCTCCTGTACGAGGACAAGAGCCCTCCACCCGAACCGCGGGCGGAAGCTCCACTCGTCCAAAGAGAACGCGGCAGCGGTCGACCCAGCAAGCGGGACCGCCGGAGCATGGAGCGGCTGAGGCGCTGA
- a CDS encoding GNAT family N-acetyltransferase encodes MVAPANAPSATCRAGGEDDREYMVGLAESTFVDLGDYRAIIAQWLDAPRVQSVLVFEAGVPRGFALVAQHRGLGFFRSSWGELVAITLEPGVRGRGLGSLLLREAEDKARTWAAQEMRLHTAAENTAAQSFFAAAGYGVREGRVTYYPNGQPAIEFRRLLDGPPVEPGP; translated from the coding sequence ATGGTGGCCCCGGCGAATGCCCCGTCTGCGACTTGTCGCGCCGGTGGGGAGGACGATCGCGAGTACATGGTCGGGCTCGCTGAGAGCACGTTCGTCGATCTCGGAGACTACCGCGCCATCATCGCGCAGTGGCTCGACGCTCCGCGTGTGCAGAGTGTGCTCGTTTTCGAGGCGGGTGTCCCGCGGGGATTCGCTCTGGTCGCGCAGCACCGTGGTCTCGGGTTCTTCCGGTCCTCGTGGGGCGAACTGGTCGCTATCACGCTCGAGCCTGGTGTCCGTGGCCGCGGCCTCGGCTCGCTTCTCCTTCGAGAAGCGGAGGACAAGGCGCGTACGTGGGCGGCACAGGAGATGCGTCTGCACACCGCAGCCGAGAACACGGCTGCGCAGTCGTTCTTTGCGGCGGCGGGGTACGGCGTTCGCGAGGGGCGGGTGACGTACTACCCGAACGGCCAACCGGCGATCGAGTTCCGCCGCCTTCTGGACGGTCCCCCGGTCGAGCCCGGTCCCTAG
- the cyaB gene encoding class IV adenylate cyclase: protein MLEAEIKLQIDEPTAEALHTRLATLGASAQPSLDQRDLYFAHPGRDFAQTDEALRLRFDAGGLKVTYKGPKLDPPRKTREEIEFPLGTELDTARTFLERLGFTTVAGVVKDRTEYVLDGPPRAVISLDRIDGLGVFCEIEVATASVEQGRTSLEELARRLEVGEHPPIAESYLELLLAKEG from the coding sequence ATGCTCGAAGCGGAGATCAAGCTCCAGATCGATGAACCGACGGCCGAGGCACTGCACACCCGGCTCGCCACGCTCGGCGCCTCCGCCCAGCCCTCCCTCGATCAGCGAGATCTGTACTTCGCGCATCCGGGCCGCGACTTCGCGCAGACGGACGAGGCGCTCCGCCTGCGCTTCGATGCCGGCGGACTCAAGGTCACGTACAAGGGGCCGAAGCTCGACCCACCCCGAAAAACCCGAGAGGAGATCGAATTTCCCCTCGGGACCGAGCTGGACACGGCCCGGACCTTCCTCGAGCGCCTCGGGTTCACGACCGTTGCGGGCGTAGTGAAAGATCGAACCGAGTACGTGCTCGACGGGCCCCCGCGCGCCGTGATCAGCCTCGACCGCATCGACGGGCTGGGAGTCTTCTGCGAGATCGAGGTCGCGACAGCGTCGGTCGAACAAGGACGGACGTCACTGGAGGAACTCGCGCGCAGGCTCGAAGTCGGCGAGCACCCTCCGATCGCAGAGAGCTACCTCGAGCTGCTGCTGGCGAAGGAAGGCTAG
- the surE gene encoding 5'/3'-nucleotidase SurE produces MHILVTNDDGILAPGIAALAEALRPLGDVDVVAPESVQSGAGHAITFDAPLICERVSVDGSFFGWSVDGRPADCVKLGVHELCRKRPDLVVSGINAGANRGVDVIYSGTVAGAVEAAFIGIPSVAVSLEASGGFDFEQAGSIARKVVARALEIGIDPGTVLNVNIPRLDERAPRGVRVVRQSTAPWTDTYDRRADPRGRPYFWLGDEGERGTGDPPETDLSALRAGYVTITPLQHDLTEYEQLRRLEGAWPVDDRS; encoded by the coding sequence ATGCACATCCTGGTCACCAACGATGATGGCATCCTGGCCCCGGGGATCGCCGCCTTGGCCGAAGCGCTGCGTCCGCTGGGCGACGTCGACGTGGTCGCGCCCGAGTCCGTTCAGAGCGGCGCCGGGCACGCGATCACCTTCGATGCCCCGCTGATCTGTGAGCGGGTCTCGGTGGACGGGAGCTTCTTCGGTTGGAGTGTCGATGGCCGGCCGGCGGACTGCGTGAAGCTGGGCGTCCACGAGCTCTGCCGAAAGCGGCCGGACCTCGTCGTGTCGGGCATCAATGCCGGGGCCAACCGGGGCGTCGACGTCATCTATTCGGGCACGGTCGCGGGCGCGGTCGAGGCCGCGTTCATTGGAATTCCGTCCGTCGCGGTCTCGCTCGAGGCGTCCGGGGGATTCGACTTCGAACAGGCTGGCTCGATCGCACGGAAGGTGGTGGCCCGGGCACTCGAGATCGGCATCGATCCGGGTACCGTCCTGAACGTGAATATCCCGCGGCTGGACGAACGAGCGCCGCGGGGTGTGAGGGTCGTCCGGCAGAGCACGGCGCCGTGGACCGATACCTACGACCGCCGAGCCGATCCCCGCGGGCGCCCGTACTTCTGGCTCGGAGACGAGGGGGAGAGGGGGACCGGAGACCCGCCGGAGACCGATCTCTCGGCGTTGCGCGCGGGGTACGTGACCATCACACCACTGCAACACGACCTGACCGAGTACGAGCAATTGCGCCGCCTGGAGGGGGCCTGGCCGGTCGACGACCGGTCCTGA